One window from the genome of Nicotiana sylvestris chromosome 9, ASM39365v2, whole genome shotgun sequence encodes:
- the LOC104243817 gene encoding probable glycosyltransferase At5g03795 isoform X1, which translates to MASTPLSIMLKILTHRRDSNSPQSFFFFIPTALALVTSLLILFYISFISKFFTHSHQTHLTFTRSSDFSSFSSTSHKPVNISFLGSMQSFGTGGIGNVQSQRHMELNGKYVNDNAVFHDRDTFMNDYKEMNKSLKIYVYPHQKADPFSNVLLAVDFEPGGNYASESYFKKVLVTSHFTTKDPSNADLFFLPFSIARLRHDPRVGIDGIKDFIKSYIFNISHKYPYWNYSNGADHFYVACHSIGRFAMEKAIDVKINAIQVVCSSSYFVSAYIPHKDASLPQIWPRLGSEPNLAPYKRKKLGFFAGTINSPVREKLLEWWGNDSDIFVHFGRLERSYTEELLDSKFCLHVKGYEVNTARVADALFYGCVPVIIANHYDLPFADILDWKHFSVIVATLDIPLLKKILQGITQQEYLMLHSNVLKVRKHFQWHMSPVDFDAFYMVMYELWLRRSSLRLQ; encoded by the exons ATGGCGAGTACTCCATTGTCGATAATGCTGAAAATTCTCACACACCGTCGTGACTCAAACTCACCACaatccttcttctttttcatacCCACAGCCTTAGCTCTCGTCACCTCTCTCTTAATTCTCTTCTACATTTCCTTCATTTCCAAATTCTTCACTCATTCCCACCAAACCCATCTCACATTCACTCGTTCTTCTGATTTTTCATCCTTTAGCTCCACCTCCCATAAACCGGTCAACATTTCATTTCTTGGCTCTATGCAAAGTTTTGGTACTGGGGGAATTGGAAATGTTCAGAGCCAGAGGCATATGGAACTGAATG GAAAGTATGTTAATGACAACGCGGTATTCCATGACAGAGATACCTTTATGAACGACTACAAAGAAATGAATAAGAGCTTGAAGATATATGTTTATCCTCACCAAAAGGCTGATCCCTTTTCCAATGTACTCTTGGCTGTTGATTTTGAGCCAGGCGGAAACTATGCTAGTGAAAGTTACTTCAAGAAAGTTCTTGTGACTAGCCACTTCACAACAAAGGATCCTTCCAATGCAGATCTTTTCTTTCTACCTTTCTCAATTGCACGATTGCGGCATGATCCACGAGTGGGGATTGATGGTATTAAAGACTTCATAAAAAGCTACATCTTCAATATTAGTCATAAGTACCCTTACTGGAACTACTCCAATGGGGCTGACCATTTCTATGTTGCCTGTCATTCCATTGGTCGTTTTGCCATGGAGAAAGCAATTGATGTTAAGATTAACGCGATCCAAGTTGTGTGTTCTTCAAGTTATTTCGTATCAGCATATATTCCACATAAAGATGCATCCTTGCCCCAGATTTGGCCAAGGCTAGGAAGTGAACCAAATCTTGCACCTTATAAAAG GAAAAAGCTAGGATTTTTTGCTGGAACAATAAATTCTCCTGTACGTGAAAAGCTTCTAGAGTGGtggggaaatgattctgacatcTTTGTGCACTTTGGTCGCCTTGAAAGATCTTATACCGAAGAACTACTTGATAGCAAATTCTGCCTTCATGTCAAAGGCTATGAAGTGAACACCGCTCGCGTTGCTGATGCCTTGTTCTATGGCTGTGTACCTGTGATCATTGCGAACCATTATGATCTTCCATTTGCAGACATATTAGATTGGAAGCATTTTTCAGTCATCGTTGCCACGTTAGACATCCCTTTATTGAAGAAAATCCTTCAAGGCATAACTCAGCAGGAGTACTTGATGTTGCATAGCAATGTTCTGAAGGTGAGAAAACACTTCCAGTGGCATATGTCCCCTGTAGATTTTGATGCCTTTTATATGGTTATGTATGAGTTGTGGCTAAGGAGAAGTTCTTTAAGGCTTCAATGA
- the LOC104243817 gene encoding probable glycosyltransferase At5g03795 isoform X2, which yields MGVIALITVLSELCPLFSGSRNSWLLFSGKYVNDNAVFHDRDTFMNDYKEMNKSLKIYVYPHQKADPFSNVLLAVDFEPGGNYASESYFKKVLVTSHFTTKDPSNADLFFLPFSIARLRHDPRVGIDGIKDFIKSYIFNISHKYPYWNYSNGADHFYVACHSIGRFAMEKAIDVKINAIQVVCSSSYFVSAYIPHKDASLPQIWPRLGSEPNLAPYKRKKLGFFAGTINSPVREKLLEWWGNDSDIFVHFGRLERSYTEELLDSKFCLHVKGYEVNTARVADALFYGCVPVIIANHYDLPFADILDWKHFSVIVATLDIPLLKKILQGITQQEYLMLHSNVLKVRKHFQWHMSPVDFDAFYMVMYELWLRRSSLRLQ from the exons ATG GGTGTTATAGCCCTGATTACTGTCTTGTCTGAGCTTTGTCCCTTATTTTCTGGATCTAGAAATAGTTGGCTTTTATTTTCAGGAAAGTATGTTAATGACAACGCGGTATTCCATGACAGAGATACCTTTATGAACGACTACAAAGAAATGAATAAGAGCTTGAAGATATATGTTTATCCTCACCAAAAGGCTGATCCCTTTTCCAATGTACTCTTGGCTGTTGATTTTGAGCCAGGCGGAAACTATGCTAGTGAAAGTTACTTCAAGAAAGTTCTTGTGACTAGCCACTTCACAACAAAGGATCCTTCCAATGCAGATCTTTTCTTTCTACCTTTCTCAATTGCACGATTGCGGCATGATCCACGAGTGGGGATTGATGGTATTAAAGACTTCATAAAAAGCTACATCTTCAATATTAGTCATAAGTACCCTTACTGGAACTACTCCAATGGGGCTGACCATTTCTATGTTGCCTGTCATTCCATTGGTCGTTTTGCCATGGAGAAAGCAATTGATGTTAAGATTAACGCGATCCAAGTTGTGTGTTCTTCAAGTTATTTCGTATCAGCATATATTCCACATAAAGATGCATCCTTGCCCCAGATTTGGCCAAGGCTAGGAAGTGAACCAAATCTTGCACCTTATAAAAG GAAAAAGCTAGGATTTTTTGCTGGAACAATAAATTCTCCTGTACGTGAAAAGCTTCTAGAGTGGtggggaaatgattctgacatcTTTGTGCACTTTGGTCGCCTTGAAAGATCTTATACCGAAGAACTACTTGATAGCAAATTCTGCCTTCATGTCAAAGGCTATGAAGTGAACACCGCTCGCGTTGCTGATGCCTTGTTCTATGGCTGTGTACCTGTGATCATTGCGAACCATTATGATCTTCCATTTGCAGACATATTAGATTGGAAGCATTTTTCAGTCATCGTTGCCACGTTAGACATCCCTTTATTGAAGAAAATCCTTCAAGGCATAACTCAGCAGGAGTACTTGATGTTGCATAGCAATGTTCTGAAGGTGAGAAAACACTTCCAGTGGCATATGTCCCCTGTAGATTTTGATGCCTTTTATATGGTTATGTATGAGTTGTGGCTAAGGAGAAGTTCTTTAAGGCTTCAATGA
- the LOC138877451 gene encoding fasciclin-like arabinogalactan protein 1 gives MVFCPRDDAMKNFVPKFNKLTAEGKQSLLKYHGVPVYQSMDSLKSNNGVRFKKYDFVVRKDGNVVTLKTKIVTAKITGTLIDEKSLAIFTINKVLIPKELFKTAPANSSASVPASKADAEYEANI, from the coding sequence ATGGTATTTTGCCCTAGAGATGACGCAATGAAGAATTTTGTTCCAAAATTTAATAAACTGACGGCGGAAGGGAAGCAATCTTTGCTTAAGTATCATGGAGTTCCGGTGTATCAATCAATGGATAGCTTGAAATCCAACAATGGCGTAAGGTTTAAGAAGTACGATTTCGTTGTGCGAAAGGACGGTAACGTTGTGACTTTGAAGACCAAAATTGTGACGGCAAAGATTACTGGAACTCTAATTGATGAAAAGTCGTTGGCTATTTTTACTATTAATAAGGTTTTGATACCGAAGGAGTTGTTTAAGACTGCACCTGCGAATAGTTCGGCGTCGGTGCCGGCATCGAAAGCTGATGCCGAATATGAGGCTAATATTTGA